The Pseudomonas sp. TH06 genome contains the following window.
TCAAGTCGCTGGGCATGGGCTCGTTCTACGCTGTCGGCCAGGGCAGCGCCCAGCCGCCGCGCCTGATCGTCATGCAATACAACGGCGGCAAGAAGTCCGAGAAGCCTTACGCACTGGTCGGTAAAGGCATCACCTTCGACACTGGCGGCATCAGCCTGAAGCCGGGCGCCGGCATGGACGAAATGAAATACGACATGGGCGGCGCTGCCTCCGTGTTCGGCACCCTGCGCGCTGTGCTTGAGCTGAAACTGCCAATCAATCTGGTGTGCATCCTTGCCTGCGCGGAAAACATGCCGAGCGGCAATGCGACCCGTCCCGGCGACATCGTCACCACCATGAGCGGCCAGACCGTGGAAATCCTCAACACCGACGCCGAAGGCCGTCTGGTGCTGTGCGATGCGCTGACCTACTCCGAGCGCTTCAAGCCACAAGCAGTGATCGACATCGCCACCCTGACCGGTGCCTGCGTGGTTGCCCTGGGCGCCCACACCTCGGGCCTGCTGGGCAACAATGACGAACTGATCAATCAACTGCTCAGCGCCGGCAAGACCGCCGATGACCGCGCCTGGCAACTGCCGCTGTTCGACGAGTACCAGGAACAACTGGATAGCCCGTTTGCCGACATCGCCAACATCGGCGGGCCGAAGGCCGGCACCATCACCGCTGCCTGCTTCCTGTCTCGCTTCACCAAGAACCTCAACTGGGCGCACCTGGATATCGCCGGTACCGCATGGACCAGCGGCGGCAAGGACAAGGGCGCCACTGGCCGTCCGGTTCCGTTGCTGACTCAATACCTGCTGGATCGCGCCAAAGCCTGAAACCGATGAACCTGGGCGGCGCTGCCTTCGGGCGTCGCCGTTCAAGGCTCAGGAACCG
Protein-coding sequences here:
- a CDS encoding leucyl aminopeptidase: MELVVKSVSPETLKTATLVVAVGEGRKLGVAAKQVDELSGGAISAVLKRGDLAGKVGQSLLLHSLPNLKAERVLLVGVGKDEELGDRPFRKIVAGILNTLKGLGGSDAVLALDEIIVKNRDSYGKTRLLAETLVDGEYTFDQFKSQKAEPRALKKITLLTIKAAQAEVQRAVNHATAIANGMAFTRDLGNLPPNICHPTFLGEQAKNLGKEFKDLKVEVLDEKKIKSLGMGSFYAVGQGSAQPPRLIVMQYNGGKKSEKPYALVGKGITFDTGGISLKPGAGMDEMKYDMGGAASVFGTLRAVLELKLPINLVCILACAENMPSGNATRPGDIVTTMSGQTVEILNTDAEGRLVLCDALTYSERFKPQAVIDIATLTGACVVALGAHTSGLLGNNDELINQLLSAGKTADDRAWQLPLFDEYQEQLDSPFADIANIGGPKAGTITAACFLSRFTKNLNWAHLDIAGTAWTSGGKDKGATGRPVPLLTQYLLDRAKA